From the genome of Lutzomyia longipalpis isolate SR_M1_2022 chromosome 2, ASM2433408v1, one region includes:
- the LOC129790561 gene encoding uncharacterized protein LOC129790561 gives MLSVYAILATLAVTFPGHFSAEIGSNCNLPFKPVPYGFFAPLIYGADEKFSEASTNESTLLEPQESVTLSCEPGYFKSYPKTRTLKAKCIGGEELQLEDGSKEQWSKNFACDLRPVEEVLTPNIPGCPPEAEGTEFGYINPFTKKSIIIGEACYNVTKGQIIFVHAKTHPGLKIEDQNYLQRGSHPESRNKLEFFKALRYDAIYDRFKNVFGPPEKVLRIIYRSLLTAQMLSLPQLHLVNRLTWNYAISHDDESLAGWTALRDGVEKFTAENAAADVWVGTSGVAKVVDVAGTAWDFYLQHPKFPVPKYHWIIVKVNNKATGFLFYNIPPFLNTRSYGNEEPKILEKICQRKCKEFSWLEGVEGIRCCSVEEMRQVIPEIPPISGILGELPPKQEAPQGESMIS, from the exons ATGCTGTCTGTCTACGCGATTCTCGCTACCTTGGCCGTGACCTTTCCCGGTCATTTTAGTGCGGAAATCGGTTCTAATTGCAATCTTCCCTTCAAACCAGTGCCTTATGGATTTTTCGCGCCACTAATTTATGGGGctgatgagaaattttctgaaGCTTCAACCAATGAGAGCACCCTGCTAGAGCCTCAGGAGAGTGTGACGTTGTCCTGTGAACCAGGATATTTTAAATCTTACCCCAAAACAAGGACACTCAAAGCGAAATGCATTGGAGGAGAAGAATTAC AACTCGAGGATGGTTCCAAAGAGCAGTGGAGTAAGAACTTTGCATGCGATTTACGTCCCGTTGAGGAGGTCCTCACACCCAATATCCCTGGATGTCCTCCGGAGGCTGAAGGCACTGAATTTGGTTACATTAATCCCTTCACGAAGAAATCCATCATCATCGGGGAGGCCTGCTACAACGTCACCAAAGGACAGATAATCTTTGTTCATGCCAAAACCCATCCAGGGCTAAAGATTGAAGATCAAAATTACCTCCAGAGAGGTTCTCATCCAGAATCGAGGAATAAGTTGGAATTCTTCAAGGCTCTGCGCTACGATGCTATTTATGATCGCTTCAAGAATGTCTTTGGACCACCGGAGAAGGTTCTCAGGATAATCTACAGATCCCTCCTAACTGCCCAAATGCTTTCCCTGCCACAGTTGCATCTCGTCAACAGGCTCACCTGGAACTATGCAATTTCCCACGATGATGAATCCCTCGCCGGCTGGACCGCTCTCCGGGATGGTGTGGAAAAGTTCACAGCAGAAAATGCAGCAGCTGATGTGTGGGTTGGAACTTCCGGTGTTGCAAAAGTAGTTGATGTAGCAGGAACTGCGTGGGATTTCTACCTGCAACACCCCAAATTCCCCGTCCCAAAGTACCATTGGATAATCGTTAAAGTGAACAATAAGGCAACGGGCTTCCTATTCTACAATATCCCCCCTTTTCTTAACACTCGCAGCTATGGCAATGAAGAACCAAAAATCCTCGAAAAAATCTGTCAGAGGAAGTGCAAGGAGTTCTCATGGCTCGAAGGAGTTGAGGGGATCAGGTGTTGCTCTGTGGAGGAAATGCGTCAAGTTATCCCGGAAATTCCTCCCATTTCGGGAATTTTAGGGGAATTGCCTCCCAAGCAGGAAGCCCCACAAGGAGAGAGCATGATTTCCTAA
- the LOC129790570 gene encoding ribonuclease H2 subunit A, translating to MEVEDKPEEITEIKAQKDLECFLDGWDNSENITFFSKIPENCLNSPCVLGIDEAGRGPVLGPLVYGISFCAMTNTDVLKDLGCADSKQLTEEKRETIFYDINNKKDALDNMGWAVELISPNYISQCMQRRVKHSLNEVSMESAIGLIKRAMELNVNIAEIYVDTVGPPETYQAKLSRLFPDIAITVAKKADSTYPIVSAASICAKVVRDVALKAWKFPEGAPEKPFGSGYPGDPHTKAFLEDNVDRVFGYPRIVRFSWSTAEVALEKAAQKITFEDADDESGKKYSGPQITSFFRSTEKARNRCAFFRNRCLQNVQDF from the exons ATGGAAGTGGAAGACAAACCGGAAGAAATCACGGAAATTAAGGCCCAAAAGGATCTGGAGTGCTTCCTCGATGGCTGGGATAATTCAGAGAATATCACATTCTTCTCCAAGATTCCCGAGAACTGCCTCAACAGCCCGTGTGTCCTTGGAATTGATGAAGCTGGCAGAGGTCCTGTACTTG GACCCCTAGTGTATGGAATAAGCTTCTGTGCGATGACCAATACGGATGTACTGAAGGATCTCGGCTGTGCAGACTCAAAACAGCTCACGGAAGAGAAGCGAGAGACCATCTTCTATGACATTAACAACAAAAAGGATGCCTTGGACAATATGGGATGGGCTGTTGAGCTAATCAGTCCCAACTACATCAGCCAGTGCATGCAGAGACGTGTTAAGCACTCATTGAATGAAGTCTCAATGGAATCTGCAATTGGTTTGATAAAACGCGCCATGGAGCTGAATGTTAACATTGCGGAGATTTATGTGGACACCGTGGGTCCCCCGGAGACGTATCAGGCGAAATTGTCGCGCCTCTTTCCCGACATTGCCATCACGGTGGCCAAGAAGGCCGATTCAACGTATCCCATCGTTTCAGCTGCTAGTATTTGCGCCAAAGTTGTCCGGGATGTTGCACTGAAGGCATGGAAGTTCCCCGAAGGAGCCCCTGAGAAGCCTTTTGGCAGTGGCTATCCGGGAGATCCTCACACCAAGGCTTTTCTCGAAGACAACGTGGACAGGGTGTTTGGATACCCACGTATTGTTCGCTTCAGCTGGTCCACAGCTGAGGTGGCTCTTGAGAAGGCAGCGCAGAAGATTACCTTTGAGGATGCTGACGATGAATCGGGGAAGAAGTACTCAGGGCCACAGATTACGAGTTTCTTCCGTTCCACGGAGAAGGCTCGCAACAGATGTGCCTTCTTCCGGAATCGCTGCCTCCAGAATGTTCAGGATTTCTAA
- the LOC129790553 gene encoding F-box-like/WD repeat-containing protein TBL1XR1: protein MSFSSDEVNFLVYRYLQESGFHHSAYTFGIESHISQSNINGAVVPSAALLTMLQKGLKYTEAEISVDEDGNVHRLTEGLTLIDAVMPEVVAIRQNLHNQQKQAIKTEPTSGGETNGEESAVAAAPAPPDTMEVDQSIEIPASKVTVLRGHESEVFICAWNPSTDLLASGSGDSTARIWDLSDNSTSPDQLVLRHCIQKGGTEVPSNKDVTSLDWNCDGTLLATGSYDGYARIWTTDGRLASTLGQHKGPIFALKWNKRGNYILSAGVDKTTIIWDASTGQCTQQFSFHSAPALDVDWQTNTSFASCSTDMCIHVCKLHADKPIKSFQGHTNEVNAIKWDPQGHLLASCSDDMTLKIWSMKQDTCVHDLQAHSKEIYTIKWSPTGPGTANPNMNLILASASFDSTVRLWDVERGVCIHTLTKHTEPVYSVAFSPDGKFLASGSFDKCVHIWSTQTGQLVHSYKGTGGTFEVCWNSRGSKVGASASDGSVFVLDLRKL, encoded by the exons ATGAGTTTCTCAAGCGATGAAGTAAACTTCCTGGTGTACCGCTATCTCCAAGAATCAG GATTCCACCATTCAGCGTATACATTTGGGATTGAATCGCACATATCGCAGAGCAACATAAATGGGGCTGTTGTACCATCAGCTGCCCTCCTGACGATGCTCCAGAAGGGGCTAAAGTACACAGAAGCTGAGATTAGTGTCGATGAGGATGGGAATGTGCATCGTCTCACTGAAGGACTCACACTTATTGATGCCGTCATGCCGGAAGTGGTGGCTATTCGACAGAATTTGCACAATCAGCAAAAGCAAGCGATAAAGACGGAACCCACGAGTGGGGGTGAAACGAATGGCGAGGAGTCCGCAGTTGCCGCAGCTCCGGCACCTCCTGACACCATGGAAGTGGACCAGAGTATTGAGATTCCCGCCTcgaag GTCACGGTACTGCGTGGACATGAGAGCGAAGTATTCATCTGTGCATGGAATCCAAGTACAGATCTCCTTGCATCTGGATCGGGTGATAGTACTGCGCGCATCTGGGATCTTTCGGACAATTCGACCAGCCCGGATCAGCTGGTGCTGCGTCATTGTATCCAGAAGGGCGGCACGGAGGTACCCAGCAATAAGGATGTAACATCGTTGGATTGGAATTGCGACGGTACCCTCTTGGCAACGGGCAGCTATGACGGATATGCGCGCATCTGGACAACTGATGGGCGTCTCGCGAGTACTCTGGGCCAGCACAAGGGTCCCATCTTTGCGCTAAAGTGGAACAAGCGTGGCAATTACATTCTCTCAGCTGGTGTGGATAAGACAACAATAATTTGGGACGCATCAACGGGACAATGTACGCAACAATTCTCCTTCCACTCAGCTCCTGCCCTGGATGTGGATTGGCAGACTAATACATCCTTTGCCAGCTGCAGCACAGACATGTGCATCCATGTGTGCAAATTGCATGCCGATAAGCCCATCAAGTCCTTCCAGGGGCACACAAATGAGGTGAATGCCATCAAATGGGATCCACAGGGGCATCTCCTTGCCTCCTGCTCCGACGACATGACCCTCAAGATTTGGTCAATGAAGCAGGATACGTGTGTGCATGACCTACAGGCACACTCAAAGGAGATCTACACAATTAAGTGGTCCCCAACTGGCCCTGGAACTGCAAATCCCAACATGAACCTCATCCTGGCCAGTGCCTCATTCGATTCCACCGTACGCCTGTGGGATGTTGAGCGTGGTGTGTGCATTCACACGCTCACAAAGCACACGGAACCCGTGTACTCAGTTGCATTTAGTCCCGATGGGAAATTCCTCGCATCCGGAAGCTTTGACAAATGCGTCCACATTTGGAGTACACAGACGGGGCAACTGGTGCACAGCTACAAGGGCACCGGGGGCACATTTGAGGTTTGCTGGAATTCACGTGGCAGCAAAGTGGGCGCTAGTGCATCCGATGGGAGTGTTTTTGTGTTGGACTTGAGGAAATTGTAG
- the LOC129790590 gene encoding 60S acidic ribosomal protein P1: MSTKPELACVYSALILVDDDVAVTGEKISTILKAANVEVEPYWPGLFAKALEGVNVKDLITNIGSGVGAAPAAGAPVAAAAAAEAPAAAKEEKKKEEEPEESDDDMGFGLFE; the protein is encoded by the exons ATGTCTACAAAACCTGAGCTAGCCTGCGTGTACTCCGCCCTCATCCTCGTTGATGATGATGTGGCTGTTACG GGAGAGAAGATCAGCACCATCCTCAAGGCTGCCAATGTTGAGGTGGAACCCTACTGGCCTGGACTCTTCGCCAAAGCCCTCGAGGGGGTCAATGTGAAGGATCTGATCACAAACATTGGCTCAGGCGTTGGTGCTGCTCCCGCTGCAGGTGCTCCAGTTGCTGCTGCCGCTGCCGCTGAAGCCCCAGCTGCAGCCaaggaggaaaagaagaaggaggAGGAACCCGAGGAGTCTGATGACGACATGGGATTCGGGCTGTTCGAGTAA